The following proteins are encoded in a genomic region of Patagioenas fasciata isolate bPatFas1 chromosome 26, bPatFas1.hap1, whole genome shotgun sequence:
- the PRNP gene encoding LOW QUALITY PROTEIN: major prion protein homolog (The sequence of the model RefSeq protein was modified relative to this genomic sequence to represent the inferred CDS: inserted 2 bases in 2 codons) — protein MMGGEANXFLGCWRGFSPGKEDGGWMLAGLCCAGASSSLSLFIPPHRSAAEAESPXTKQSNGLPTAMAKLLVTCCLVTLLLSAWTDVAFSKKGKGKPSGGGWGTGSHRQPSYPRQPGYPQNPGYPHNPGYPHNPGYPHNPGWGQGYNPSSGGSYYNQKPWKPPKSKTNLKHVAGAAAAGAVVGGLGGYAMGRVMSGMHYRFDSPDEYRWWDENASRYPNRVYYRDYSSPVSQDVFVADCFNITVTEYNIGPAAKKNASDAGPGVNQTETEMETKVVTKVIREMCVQQYREYRLASGIRLHLADPSLAALLLLTLIVLH, from the exons ATGATGGGGGGTGAAGCCA ATTTTTTGGGGTGCTGGCGGGGATTCTCCCCGGGGAAGGAGGATGGAGGGTGGATGCTGGCCGGGCTGTGCTGCGCAGGAGCCAGCTCCTCCCTCTCGCTATTTATTCCTCCCCATCGCTCCGCGGCCGAGGCTGAATCAC GAACCAAGCAAAGCAACGGGCTCCCCACCG CCATGGCCAAGCTCCTTGTCACCTGCTGCCTGGTGACCCTGCTCCTCAGCGCCTGGACCGACGTCGCCTTCTCCAagaaaggcaaaggcaaacccagcgGTGGCGGCTGGGGCACCGGGAGCCACCGCCAGCCCAGCTACCCCCGCCAGCCCGGCTACCCCCAAAACCCCGGTTATCCCCATAATCCAGGTTACCCCCACAACCCAGGGTACCCTCACAACCCAGGGTGGGGCCAGGGTTACAACCCGTCCAGCGGAGGAAGCTACTACAACCAAAAACCATGGAAACCCCCCAAATCTAAGACCAACCTCAAGCACGTTGccggggcggcggcagcgggcgccgtggtggggggcttggggggttacGCCATGGGCCGCGTCATGTCGGGGATGCACTACCGCTTCGACAGCCCCGATGAGTACCGCTGGTGGGACGAGAACGCCTCGCGCTACCCCAACCGCGTCTACTACCGCGACTACAGCAGCCCCGTCTCGCAGGACGTCTTCGTCGCCGACTGCTTCAACATCACGGTGACCGAGTACAACATTGGCCCCGCCGCCAAGAAAAACGCCTCGGACGCCGGGCCCGGGGTGAACCAGACGGAGACGGAGATGGAGACCAAGGTGGTGACCAAGGTGATCCGGGAGATGTGCGTCCAGCAGTACCGCGAGTACCGCTTGGCCTCCGGCATCCGGCTGCACCTCGCCGACCCCTCCCTGGccgctctcctcctcctcaccctcaTCGTCTTGCACTGA
- the PROM2 gene encoding prominin-2, which yields MGTSPLQPDNKGFTTCPSPQNPSGGFATHFGSSLDRGDPAAVTQGCRGLRNRPGMVWETPPRSPAKPSRPGEPGGGTSHGSVWAVRGGRPVRQVSCSRREPSGAGHVPAPARRLTEPPGSLLAVETMRAASLLLAWALLRPVGTQQCHLAGGVLRFTDTHAEIRVPALHRVPSSLDPLYGLVRRCLDLIQQNPLPTELLRAALNDPSSVRTAQVVQYELGYVVCAAVALLFTVAVPVAGMCFCYCRSRRRCGGRLRAHRRSLGCRRHCLVTCLSLTSLIILTSVICAFVTSQRVKGQMEPGLRAVPATLRTLQQHIANVPQGVQMVVDQFEVPRQQIISDLGGLSRSVGLSIHAQLKAMTYAALAELQDRAGDLQTSLHHLQILNKTVRELAAARAELEPALQERRRRAVALLDDPRCTSCASVLGRAQSLELGADYSKVPSVEKVLKALAGLPRSDFAEMIRQGNGTFNSIPELAVERMAQLIQDLRDEMARVTEKVQSIADGFPLPEYTRPASEALGKAEERSRPYLREVERFERYRWIAGTVLCSIILLILACNVAGMALGTYGLSKREDPSDYECRGEAGAKFLLLGVGLAFLFSWLLILLVFATFLVGGNIQTLVCRNWVNQEIYKFIDTPGNLPPSMNLTRQLNLRRDSNLSATYRECKSGAGLWEVLQLDKSYDLDEHLKTPKYTADFQKRLGDFTAQLGDVRLLRSEGRQDLETFARSGVDEVDYGRFQEEMKNPVVQTSLPALARSLEGLQKMQRNSTVAGRLAAEARALWQMQNSTVQWQEALVAKLAESVRFLSHLAPHLQERVKTTLATTASVEAQLPVQAQQILRQEIGCFTRKELRYFAQYLNWVGQTLREDVASCQPLATALDNGRVILCDRIADPWNAFWFSLGCCTFFLIPNIIFAIRLSKHFRPIRNRLISTGSEETCPFHIPRVTALKL from the exons ATGGGGACAAGCCCCCTCCAGCCGGACAACAAGGGATTCACCACCTGTCcttctccccaaaaccccagtgGGGGCTTTGCAACCCATTTTGGGAGCAGCCTTGACCGCGGGGACCCTGCAGCGGTGACTCAGGGATGCCGGGGGTTGCGAAACAGGCCTGGGATGGTTTGGGAGACGCCTCCACGCAGCCCCGCCAAGCCCAGCCGCCCCGGGGAGCCCGGCGGGGGAACAAGCCACGGCAGCGTCTGGGCCGTGCGCGGCGGCCGACCCGTCAGGCAGGTTTCCTGCAGCCGGAGAGAACCGTCTGGAGCCGGGCATGTCCCTGCGCCCGCTCGCAGGCTGACAGAGCCCCCCGGCTCTCTCCTCGCTGTCGAAACCATGCGAGCGGCCAGCTTGCTGCTGGCTTGGGCGCTGCTGCGTCCCGTGGGCACCCAGCAATGCCACCTGGCCGGCGGCGTGCTCCGCTTCACCGACACGCACGCCGAGATCCGGGTGCCGGCGCTGCACCGGGTGCCCAGCTCGCTCGATCCCCTCTACGGCCTCGTACGGCGCTGCCTGGATCTCATCCAGCAAAACCCGCTGCCCACAG AGCTGCTCAGGGCAGCCCTGAACGACCCCAGCTCGGTGCGGACGGCGCAG GTGGTGCAGTATGAGCTGGGCTACGTGGTGTGTGCCGCGgtggccctgctcttcactgTGGCCGTGCCGGTGGCCGGGATGTGTTTCTGCTACTGCCGGAGCCGCCGGCGGTGCGGGGGCCGCCTGCGTGCCCACCGGCGCTCACTGGGCTGCCGCCGCCACTGCTTGGTGACCTGCCTGTCCCTCACCTCCCTCATCATCCT GACCAGCGTCATCTGCGCCTTTGTCACCAGCCAGCGGGTGAAGGGACAGATGGAGCCGGGGCTGAGGGCCGTGCCGGCCACGCTGCGCACCCTGCAGCAGCACATCGCCAACGTCCCCCAG GGGGTGCAGATGGTTGTGGACCAGTTCGAGGTGCCCCGGCAGCAGATCATCTCCGACCTGGGTG GGCTCAGCCGGAGCGTGGGGCTCTCCATCCACGCACAGCTGAAGGCCATGACCTACGCGGcgctggcagagctgcaggacaGGGCTGGAG ACCTACAGACCTCGCTGCACCATTTACAGATTCTCAACAAGACGGTGCGGGAGCTGGCGGCGGCGCGGGCCGAGCTGGAGCCGGCGCTGcaggagcggcggcggcgcgcggTCGCGTTGCTGGACGACCCGCGCTGCACGTCCTGCGCCAGCGTCCTGGGCAGGGCACAGAGCCTGGAGCTGGGCGCCGATTACAGCAAG GTGCCGTCGGTGGAGAAGGTTTTGAAGGCGCTGGCTGGTCTGCCCCGAAGTGACTTTGCGGAGATGATTCGCCAG GGCAACGGCACCTTCAACTCCATCCCGGAACTGGCTGTGGAGAGGATGGCGCAGCTCATCCAAG ATCTGCGGGACGAGATGGCCCGTGTGACGGAGAAGGTGCAATCCATCGCCGACGGCTTCCCCCTCCCCGAGTACACCCGCCCCGCCAGCGAAGCCCTGGGGAAGGCGGAGGAGCGGAGCCGGCCGTACCTGCGGGAGGTGGAGCGCTTTGAGCGCTACAG gTGGATCGCGGGCACGGTGCTGTGCTccatcatcctcctcatcctcgccTGCAACGTCGCGGGGATGGCCCTGGGGACCTACGGGCTCTCCAAGCGGGAGGATCCGAGCGACTACGAGTGCCGAGGAGAAGCCGGCGCTAAGTTTCTCCTGCT TGGCGTGGGCCTGGCTTTCCTGTTCTCCTGGCTCCTCATCCTCCTGGTTTTCGCCACCTTCCTGGTTGGGGGCAACATCCAGACGCTCGTTTGCAGGAACTGGGTCAATCAAGAAATTTATAAG TTCATCGACACCCCCGGGAACCTGCCCCCGTCCATGAACCTCACCCGCCAGCTCAACCTCCGCAGGGACTCCAACCTCAGCGCCACGTACCG GGAGTGCAAGagcggtgcggggctgtgggaggTGCTGCAGCTTGATAAGTCCTATGACCTGGATGAGCATCTAAAAACCCCCAAG TACACGGCTGATTTCCAAAAACGCCTGGGCGACTTCACAGCGCAACTGGGCGACGTGCGGCTCCTCCGCAGCGAGGGCAGGCAGGACCTGGAGACCTTCGCCCGCAGCGGCGTGGACGAGGTGGACTACGGGCGCTtccaggaggag ATGAAAAACCCCGTGGTGCAGACCAGCCTCCCTGCCTTGGCGAGGAGCCTTGAGGGGCTGCAGAAAATGCAG AGGAACAGCACGGTGGCAGGACGGCTGGCCGCCGAGGCCCGGGCCCTGTGGCAGATGCAAAACTCCACGGTGCAATGGCAGGAGGCTTTGGTG GCAAAGTTGGCGGAAAGCGTCCGGTTCCTCTCCCACTTGGCACCGCACCTCCAG GAGCGGGTGAAGACCACGCTGGCCACCACAGCCTCGGTGGAAGCCCAACTACCTGTGcaagcccagcagatcctccgGCAG GAGATCGGCTGCTTCACCAGGAAGGAGCTGCGGTACTTCGCCCAGTACCTCAACTGGGTCGGGCAGACG CTGAGGGAGGACGTGGCTTCGTGCCAGCCGCTCGCCACGGCCCTGGACAACGGGCGGGTGATCCTGTGCGACCGCATCGCCGACCCCTGG AACGCTTTCTGGTTCAGCCTGGGCTGCTGCACCTTCTTCCTCATCCCCAACATCATCTTCGCCATCAGGCTCTCCAAACATTTCCGCCCCATCCGCAACCGGCTCAT CTCCACAGGGTCAGAGGAGACCTGTCCCTTCCACATCCCCCGTGTCACGGCACTCAAGCTCTAG
- the DUSP11 gene encoding RNA/RNP complex-1-interacting phosphatase isoform X1, with protein sequence MVGGGASRVPQRWTDYIPLGRRIPGTRFIAFKVPLKRSFDRNLHPEERFSPRDLIKKIKEQKEELGLIIDLTYTTRYYGPEELPATLCYSKIWTMGHEIPNKHTIFQFKCVVNKFLRDNQDNDKLIGVHCTHGLNRTGYLVCRYLIDVEGMEADTAIELFNRSRGHPIERTNYIQDLRKRWERKSCELKNLSSSPFEETAAATADTRTQMAKHHPHHSDRFPLAVPRSSSSTKDQHRRNAEAQAQHRELVMEPRQRPCSLVMRNCQVSLPANEWHDELCFPHLHPPQETQTARKRRRRYRRPVVTA encoded by the exons ATGGTGGGCGGCGGGGCCTCCCGCGTCCCGCAGCG GTGGACCGACTACATCCCGCTGGGCAGGAGGATCCCGGGCACCCGCTTCATCGCCTTCAAGGTCCCGCTGAAGAGG AGCTTTGATCGGAACCTTCATCCAGAGGAGAGATTTTCGCCTCGTGACCTCATTAAGAAAATCAAAGAGCAGAAAGAAGAACTGGGCCTGATCATTGACCTGACGTACACAACTCGCTACTATGGGCCGGAG gagctgccagccaCACTCTGCTACTCCAAGATCTGGACAATGGGACATGAAataccaaacaaacacaccattTTTCAATTCAAATGCGTTGTAAACAAGTTTTTGAGAGACAACCAAGACAATG ATAAACTCATCGGAGTTCATTGCACACATGGATTAAACAGAACCGGCTACCTGGTCTGTAG GTACCTGATTGATGTTGAAGGCATGGAGGCTGATACTGCCATAGAGT TGTTCAACAGGTCTCGGGGGCATCCTATAGAGAGAACCAACTATATCCAAGATCTTCGGAAAAGATGGGAAAGAAA GAGCTGTGAACTGAAGAATTTGAGCTCAAgcccctttgaagaaacagctgcCGCTACAGCAGACACTAGAACGCAGATGGCCAAACATCATCCACATCATTCGGATCGATTCCCCTTAGCGGTGCCCAG AAGCTCCAGCAGCACCAAGGACCAACACAGACGAAACGCTGAGGCTCAGGCGCAACACCGGGAGCTGGTGATGGAGCCGAGGCAGCGACCGTGCAGTTTGGTGATGAGGAACTGTCAGGTGTCGTTACCCGCTAATGAGTGGCATGATGAACTGTGCTTCCCCCATCTCCACCCACCCCAGGAAACACAAACGGCCAGGAAACGCCGGCGCCGGTACAGGAGACCTGTTGTGACGGCATAG
- the DUSP11 gene encoding RNA/RNP complex-1-interacting phosphatase isoform X2, whose protein sequence is MVGGGASRVPQRWTDYIPLGRRIPGTRFIAFKVPLKRSFDRNLHPEERFSPRDLIKKIKEQKEELGLIIDLTYTTRYYGPEELPATLCYSKIWTMGHEIPNKHTIFQFKCVVNKFLRDNQDNDKLIGVHCTHGLNRTGYLVCRYLIDVEGMEADTAIELFNRSRGHPIERTNYIQDLRKRWERKSCELKNLSSSPFEETAAATADTRTQMAKHHPHHSDRFPLAVPSSSSTKDQHRRNAEAQAQHRELVMEPRQRPCSLVMRNCQVSLPANEWHDELCFPHLHPPQETQTARKRRRRYRRPVVTA, encoded by the exons ATGGTGGGCGGCGGGGCCTCCCGCGTCCCGCAGCG GTGGACCGACTACATCCCGCTGGGCAGGAGGATCCCGGGCACCCGCTTCATCGCCTTCAAGGTCCCGCTGAAGAGG AGCTTTGATCGGAACCTTCATCCAGAGGAGAGATTTTCGCCTCGTGACCTCATTAAGAAAATCAAAGAGCAGAAAGAAGAACTGGGCCTGATCATTGACCTGACGTACACAACTCGCTACTATGGGCCGGAG gagctgccagccaCACTCTGCTACTCCAAGATCTGGACAATGGGACATGAAataccaaacaaacacaccattTTTCAATTCAAATGCGTTGTAAACAAGTTTTTGAGAGACAACCAAGACAATG ATAAACTCATCGGAGTTCATTGCACACATGGATTAAACAGAACCGGCTACCTGGTCTGTAG GTACCTGATTGATGTTGAAGGCATGGAGGCTGATACTGCCATAGAGT TGTTCAACAGGTCTCGGGGGCATCCTATAGAGAGAACCAACTATATCCAAGATCTTCGGAAAAGATGGGAAAGAAA GAGCTGTGAACTGAAGAATTTGAGCTCAAgcccctttgaagaaacagctgcCGCTACAGCAGACACTAGAACGCAGATGGCCAAACATCATCCACATCATTCGGATCGATTCCCCTTAGCGGTGCCCAG CTCCAGCAGCACCAAGGACCAACACAGACGAAACGCTGAGGCTCAGGCGCAACACCGGGAGCTGGTGATGGAGCCGAGGCAGCGACCGTGCAGTTTGGTGATGAGGAACTGTCAGGTGTCGTTACCCGCTAATGAGTGGCATGATGAACTGTGCTTCCCCCATCTCCACCCACCCCAGGAAACACAAACGGCCAGGAAACGCCGGCGCCGGTACAGGAGACCTGTTGTGACGGCATAG
- the STAMBP gene encoding STAM-binding protein, with product MCVAMPDPASLPPEERVRRLIQMGSAVEVNEDVPPRRYYRSGVEILRMATVYSEEGNIERAFILYNKYITLFIEKLPQHRDYKTAVLPEKRETMKKLKEVAFPRAEELKEELLKRYAKDYAKYKEQKKEEEEEFARNLALQQQLEEERNRVALMKQQQAEQEQFNAFEEMIRRQELEKERLRIVQEFGKPEPSPESLDGPLIPGVEKPPTDLIPKVPISPVHPASPSTGTISSKPPVVDRSLKPGALGSTENNASMDVLRQVIVPRELCHKFLQLADANTVRGVETCGILCGKLMRNEFTITHVIVPKQHGGPDYCNTENEEELFMIQDQHGLVTLGWIHTHPTQTAFLSSVDLHTHCSYQMMLPESIAIVCSPKYQETGFFKLTEHGLEEISSCRQKGFHPHPKDPPLFTTCNHVSVVERDVVLMDLR from the exons ATGTGCGTGGCGATGCCCGACCCCGCCAGCCTCCCGCCGGAGGAGCGAGTGCGACGGCTCATCCAGATGGGAAGCGCCGTGGAAGTGAACGAGGACGTCCCCCCGCGCCGCTACTACCGCTCCGGCGTGGAAATCCTCCGCATGGCCACCGTGTACTCGGAGGAAGGCAACATCGAGCGAGCCTTTATTCTGTACAACAAATATATCAC GCTCTTCATCGAGAAGCTGCCGCAGCACCGTGATTACAAAACTGCTGTCCTACCCGAAAAGAGGGAGACGATGAAA aaactgaaagaAGTAGCCTTCCCCAGAGCTGAAGAGCTCAAGGAGGAGCTGTTAAAGAGGTACGCCAAGGACTATGCTAAGTACAAGGAGCAGAAG aaggaggaagaagaggaatttGCACGCAACTTggctttgcagcagcagctggaagaggAGAGAAATCGGGTAGCGCTgatgaagcagcagcaggcagagcaagAGCAGTTTAATGCCTTCGAGGAGATGATTCGACGGCAGGAGCTGGAGAAGGAACGTCTAAGGATAGTGCAGGAATTTGGAAAGCCAGAGCCGAGCCCCGAGTCTCTGGATGGACCCCTCATCCCCGGCGTGGAAAAACCCCCGACTGATTTAATCCCAAAGGTTCCCATCTCTCCAGTTCACCCTGCGAGTCCATCAACGGGGACCATCTCATCCAAACCTCCCGTCGTAGACAGATCTTTGAAACCTGGTGCTTTGGGGAGCACAGAAAACA ATGCGAGTATGGATGTCCTTCGCCAGGTCATCGTCCCCAGGGAGCTCTGCCACAAGttcctccagctggctgatgCCAACACGGTGCGGGGTGTGGAGACGTGCGGGATCCTCTGCGGCAAGCTG atgaggaacgagttcaCGATAACCCACGTCATCGTCCCCAAGCAGCACGGAGGCCCCGATTATTGCAACACGGAGAACGAGGAGGAGCTCTTCATGATCCAGGACCAGCACGGCCTTGTGACACTTGGCTGGATCCAC ACTCACCCCACACAGACAGCTTTCCTCTCCAGCGTCGACCTGCACACGCACTGCTCCTACCAGATGATGTTGCCAGAGTCCATCGCTATTGTGTGTTCTCCAAAATACCAGGA GACGGGGTTTTTCAAGCTGACGGAGCACGGCCTGGAGGAGATCTCTTCCTGCCGGCAGAAAGGATTCCACCCGCACCCCAAAGACCCTCCTCTCTTCACC acCTGCAATCACGTGTCGGTAGTCGAGAGAGACGTGGTCCTGATGGATCTCCGATAG